A part of Ziziphus jujuba cultivar Dongzao chromosome 8, ASM3175591v1 genomic DNA contains:
- the LOC107413648 gene encoding uncharacterized protein LOC107413648 isoform X2 — MPPEPLPWDRKDFFRERKHERSESLGSVTRWRDSSHHGSRELNRWATTDFRRPPGHGRPGGLHMFSEEPGHGYAPSRSSERMLEDENWRPSISRGEGKYGRNNRENRGSYNQRDWKGHLWETANGSPNTPGRVHDVNNELRTRDDLATYSSHSTSDFGNTWDQFPLKDQQDKIGGSDGLGTGQKSERDNSLGLNDWKPLKWTRSGSLSSRGSGFSHSSSSKSIGAVDSNEAKVELQTKNATPVQSPSGDATACVTSAAPSEETTSRKKPRLGWGEGLAKYEKKKVEGPDVSLNKQGASSAANSMEHVHSLGPNLADKSPRVMGFSDCASPATPSSVACSSSPGVEEKSFGKAANNDNDINNLCGSPGIASQDHVEGFSFNLEKLDSDSIINLGPSITELLQSDDANVVSSCFMRSSAMSKLLIWKGEISKKLEVTESEIDLLENELKSLKSETGVSGPCPAASSSLPVEDNAKSCKEQDVVTNLIPRPAPLQVVPSGNTVLEEMPMCNSQQEEIGPNAKDEDVDSPGTVTSKLVEPPCLVKAVSPSGMLNDGVGHSHSVQLTNSEVKFDIPDEGEQVVLPDHREGSLLTEGGKDSPVSSDLCSIGVDMVCEGILTCNRESSNRAFDELNKLLPRHQCKFEISGVGKSSNGQNDSLIKEKFAMRKRFLKFKERVITLKFKAFQHLWKEDMRLLSIRKCRAKSQKKFELSLRSMHGGYQKHRSSIRSRFSSPGNLSLVPTTEILNFTSKLLLDSQVRRYRNTLKMPALILDKKEQVVSRFISSNGLVEDPCAVEKERAIINPWTPEEKEIFMDKLATFGKDFRKISSFLDHKTTADCVEFYYKNHKSDCFEKTRKKLDISKQGKSISSYTYLVPSGKKWNREMNAASLDILGAASVMAAHADGSVRNRQAYSGRLFLGGYTESKTAWGDNGTVERPCSFDVVGNERETVAADVLAGICGSLSSENMSSCITSSADPAEGYREWKCQRVESVTGRPLTSDVTQIVDEETCSDESCGEMDPSDWTDEEKSIFIRAVSTYGKDFAMISQCVGTKSRNQCKVFFSKARKCLGLDLIHSGPGNDRTSMGNDANGGGSGYEGACILETGSGICGDKLGSKMDEDLAVSVIKRNNDECDPAETLNMQTALRPEENNRREQVDRKDDGAQEMTLSDVCHTEDRPKLVSDSDSNTLNGVDRQSEPLSVQRSEIMFVNRDNISEKAMSVAESVSISEGNEPEILNPEPVGIKSVDEVSSDRFGNNLEGLEDKSNANIDGQCALQFISSDSNSSGNASHLAADRSSSSGLSLNYDYQQHVSVELNSMEKSCVVSMPQEASLAAAKCVSVDSAVTQAEKPHNVNRFSSKLDFQEDRDMQCNVPLSRDESYEHLRGLPSSTNVESSQVLRGYPLQMPTKKGLNGDISCRNLSEVQKTSTSDRNSKSHLMMQECYLQKCNSSKAQRSFADFPLMSQKKEQAIDHSKTHTHSLSDSEKPSRNGDFKLFGKILSNPSSLQKANSSMHENVEKGTHQHKSSNKSSNLRFTSHHNSDGNSGVLKFDHNNFLGLENVPMRSYGFWDGNRIQTAYPSMPESAILLAKYPAAFSNFPTSSSKVEQQPLQTVVKSNERNVNGVSVFPTRDISSSNGVVDYQVYRSRDGTKAQPFTVDVKQRPDIFSEMQIRNGFDAISSLQQQGRGMVGMNVVGRGGILVGGPCTGVSDPVAAIKMHYAKSDQYVGQASSIIREDESWRGKGDIGR; from the exons GAACTGGCGGCCGTCTATTTCACGTGGGGAAGGAAAGTATGGTAGAAACAATAGGGAAAACAGAGGCTCTTATAACCAGAGAGATTGGAAAGGCCATTTGTGGGAAACAGCCAATGGGTCTCCAAACACACCTGGAAGGGTTCACGATGTGAACAATGAACTGAGGACTCGGGATGACTTGGCTACTTATTCATCTCATTCAACCTCGGACTTTGGGAACACATGGGATCAGTTTCCATTGAAAGATCAGCAAGATAAGATTGGTGGTTCTGATGGGCTGGGTACAGGCCAGAAAAGTGAGAGAGATAACTCTTTGGGTTTAAATGATTGGAAGCCTCTTAAATGGACTCGTTCTGGAAGTTTGTCCTCACGGGGTTCAGGTTTCAGCCACTCAAGTAGCTCGAAGAGTATTGGGGCTGTAGATTCAAATGAAGCGAAGGTAGAGTTGCAGACAAAAAATGCAACTCCAGTCCAGTCTCCATCGGGAGATGCTACTGCCTGTGTGACATCTGCTGCACCATCTGAGGAGACAACTTCTAGGAAGAAGCCACGACTTGGATGGGGTGAGGGATTGGCAAAatatgagaaaaagaaagttgagGGTCCTGATGTTAGTTTGAATAAACAAGGAGCTTCTTCTGCTGCTAACAGTATGGAACATGTTCATTCTCTTGGTCCAAACTTGGCCGATAAAAGCCCTAGAGTTATGGGTTTTTCAGATTGTGCATCTCCTGCAACACCATCATCTGTTGCTTGTAGTTCTTCACCAG GTGTTGAGGAGAAATCATTTGGCAAGGCAGCAAATAAcgataatgatattaataatttatgtgGTTCGCCTGGTATTGCATCTCAGGATCATGTAGAGGGATTCTCTTTTAATTTAGAGAAGTTGGATTCTgattcaataattaatttgggCCCATCAATAACTGAATTGCTACAATCTGACGATGCAAATGTGGTGAGCTCTTGTTTTATGAGGTCTAGTGCAATGAGTAAATTACTAATATGGAAGGGTGAAATCTCCAAGAAATTGGAGGTGACTGAATCTGAAATTGATTTACTTGAAAATGAACTGAAGTCGTTGAAATCGGAAACTGGAGTTAGCGGTCCGTGTCCAGCAGCTTCCAGTTCTTTGCCTGTGGAGGATAATGCAAAATCTTGTAAGGAGCAGGATGTTGTTACCAATTTGATCCCTCGTCCTGCTCCACTACAAGTAGTTCCTTCTGGGAACACAGTTTTGGAGGAGATGCCTATGTGTAATAGTCAGCAGGAGGAAATTGGTCCGAATGCTAAAGATGAGGATGTTGATAGTCCTGGAACTGTGACATCAAAGTTAGTTGAGCCGCCATGTTTGGTGAAGGCAGTTTCTCCTTCTGGTATGCTGAATGATGGTGTAGGGCATTCACATTCAGTTCAGTTGACTAACAGTGAAGTAAAATTTGACATTCCTGATGAAGGGGAACAAGTGGTTCTACCTGATCATCGGGAGGGTAGTTTACTTACAGAGGGTGGAAAAGATTCACCTGTTTCCAGTGACTTGTGTTCTATTGGAGTAGATATGGTATGTGAAGGAATATTGACGTGTAATAGAGAATCATCTAACAGAGCATTTGATGAATTGAATAAGCTATTGCCGAGACATCAATGTAAGTTTGAGATTTCTGGAGTTGGCAAATCCTCAAATGGGCAAAATGATTCATTAATTAAAGAGAAATTTGCAATGAGGAAGAGGTTTTTAAAGTTCAAGGAGAGAGTGATTACCTTAAAGTTTAAAGCTTTTCAACACCTTTGGAAGGAGGATATGCGATTGCTATCTATAAGGAAATGCCGAGCAAAATCTCAGAAGAAGTTTGAGTTAAGCTTGCGGTCAATGCATGGTGGTTACCAAAAGCATCGTTCTTCTATTCGCTCCCGTTTTTCTTCACCTG GAAATCTGAGTCTGGTCCCTACGACAGAAATTCTTAATTTTACAAGCAAGTTGCTGTTGGATTCTCAAGTCAGGCGTTACAGAAACACCTTAAAGATGCCGGCCCTAATTTTGGACAAGAAGGAACAGGTTGTGTCAAGATTTATATCTAGCAATGGATTAGTTGAAGATCCCTGTGCTGTTGAGAAGGAAAGGGCTATAATCAATCCCTGGACACcggaggaaaaagaaatttttatggATAAGCTAGCCACCTTTGGTAAGGATTTCAGAAAAATATCTTCTTTCCTTGACCATAAGACTACTGCTGACTGTGTTGAGTTCTACTACAAGAATCACAAATCTGATTGTTTTGAGAAAACTAGGAAGAAATTGGATATCAGTAAGCAAGGGAAGTCCATCTCTTCTTATACCTATTTAGTTCCATCAGGGAAGAAATGGAATCGTGAGATGAATGCAGCTTCCCTTGATATCCTTGGTGCTGCTTCCGTGATGGCAGCTCATGCTGATGGTAGTGTGAGAAATCGGCAGGCATATTCTGGAAGGTTGTTTCTGGGAGGGTACACTGAATCTAAAACCGCATGGGGTGATAATGGCACTGTTGAACGACCATGCAGTTTTGATGTTGTTGGGAATGAAAGAGAAACAGTTGCTGCTGATGTTTTGGCAGGTATATGTGGTTCCCTGTCATCTGAGAACATGAGTTCTTGTATCACCAGTTCCGCTGATCCTGCAGAGGGCTACAGGGAATGGAAGTGCCAGAGAGTTGAGTCTGTAACAGGACGGCCTTTAACATCCGATGTGACGCAGATTGTTGATGAAGAAACCTGTTCTGATGAGAGTTGTGGGGAGATGGATCCTAGCGATTGGACAGATGAGGAGAAGTCTATCTTCATACGGGCTGTATCCACCTATGGCAAGGATTTTGCAATGATTTCACAGTGTGTTGGAACAAAATCAAGGAATCAATGCAAGGTTTTCTTTAGTAAGGCTAGGAAGTGTCTTGGACTTGATTTGATACATTCTGGGCCTGGAAATGATAGAACATCCATGGGCAATGATGCCAATGGAGGTGGGAGTGGTTATGAAGGTGCCTGTATTTTGGAAACAGGGTCAGGTATTTGTGGTGATAAGTTAGGCTCTAAAATGGATGAAGACTTGGCAGTGTCTGTTATTAAGAGAAACAATGATGAATGTGATCCTGCGGAGACTCTGAACATGCAAACTGCTCTGAGGCCTGAGGAAAACAACAGGAGGGAACAAGTAGATCGTAAGGATGATGGTGCTCAGGAAATGACTCTGTCTGATGTATGTCATACAGAGGATAGGCCTAAGCTAGTTTCAGATAGTGACAGCAATACCTTGAATGGTGTTGATAGACAGTCTGAGCCACTTTCCGTGCAAAGAAgtgaaattatgtttgtaaATAGAGACAATATATCTGAAAAGGCAATGTCTGTCGCAGAATCTGTATCTATCTCTGAGGGGAATGAGCCTGAAATACTTAATCCTGAACCTGTTGGGATAAAATCTGTTGATGAGGTCTCTTCTGACAGATTTGGAAATAATTTGGAGGGACTAGAGGATAAAAGCAATGCAAATATAGATGGTCAATGTGCCTTGCAATTTATTTCAAGTGATTCAAATTCATCTGGGAATGCTTCACACTTGGCTGCTGATAGAAGTAGTTCTTCAGGTCTCAGTTTGAACTATGACTATCAGCAACACGTTTCTGTCGAGTTGAATTCCATGGAAAAGTCTTGTGTCGTCTCAATGCCGCAGGAAGCTTCTCTCGCTGCTGCAAAGTGTGTTTCGGTGGATTCTGCTGTCACTCAAGCTGAAAAACCCCATAATGTAAATAGATTTTCATCAAAACTGGATTTTCAGGAAGATAGGGATATGCAGTGTAATGTTCCTTTAAGTAGGGATGAGAGTTATGAGCACCTCAGAGGTCTTCCATCATCAACAAATGTTGAATCCTCTCAGGTCCTCAGGGGCTATCCCTTGCAAATGCCAACCAAGAAAGGGTTGAATGGTGATATCAGTTGTAGAAATCTGTCAGAAGTTCAGAAGACTTCAACGTCAGACAGGAATAGCAAAAGTCATCTTATGATGCAGGAATGCTATCTTCAGAAGTGTAACAGTTCAAAAGCTCAGCGTTCATTTGCTGATTTTCCTCTTATGTCTCAAAAGAAAGAGCAAGCAATTGATCATTCCAAGACTCACACACACAGTTTATCAGATTCAGAGAAACCAAGCAGGAATGGTGATTTTAAACTGTTTGGTAAGATACTTAGCAATCCATCATCTCTGCAGAAGGCAAATTCCAGTATGCATGAGAATGTTGAGAAAGGGACCCATCAGCATAAGTCATCTAACAAGTCATCTAACCTCAGATTCACTAGCCACCACAATTCAGATGGAAATTCTGGCGTCCTGAAGTTTGATCATAATAATTTTCTTGGCCTTGAGAATGTTCCAATGAGGAGTTATGGTTTTTGGGATGGAAACAGAATACAAACTGCATATCCCTCTATGCCCGAGTCTGCTATATTACTGGCCAAGTATCCTGCTGCTTTCAGCAATTTTCCAACATCCTCGTCCAAAGTGGAACAGCAGCCATTGCAGACAGTTGTGAAGAGTAATGAGCGGAATGTGAATGGTGTATCAGTTTTTCCAACTAGGGATATTAGTAGCAGTAATGGAGTGGTTGATTATCAGGTATATAGGAGCCGGGATGGTACTAAGGCACAGCCTTTTACAGTAGATGTGAAGCAGCGGCCAGACATATTTTCTGAGATGCAGATACGGAATGGTTTCGATGCAATTTCAAGTTTACAGCAGCAAGGAAGGGGGATGGTTGGAATGAATGTTGTAGGCAGGGGAGGTATTCTCGTTGGGGGACCATGCACAGGTGTTTCAGATCCTGTGGCAGCTATTAAAATGCACTATGCCAAAAGTGATCAGTATGTTGGGCAGGCTAGCAGCATCATCAGAGAGGATGAATCGTGGAGAGGTAAAGGGGACATAGGCAGGTAG
- the LOC107413648 gene encoding uncharacterized protein LOC107413648 isoform X1, with translation MPPEPLPWDRKDFFRERKHERSESLGSVTRWRDSSHHGSRELNRWATTDFRRPPGHGRPGGLHMFSEEPGHGYAPSRSSERMLEDENWRPSISRGEGKYGRNNRENRGSYNQRDWKGHLWETANGSPNTPGRVHDVNNELRTRDDLATYSSHSTSDFGNTWDQFPLKDQQDKIGGSDGLGTGQKSERDNSLGLNDWKPLKWTRSGSLSSRGSGFSHSSSSKSIGAVDSNEAKVELQTKNATPVQSPSGDATACVTSAAPSEETTSRKKPRLGWGEGLAKYEKKKVEGPDVSLNKQGASSAANSMEHVHSLGPNLADKSPRVMGFSDCASPATPSSVACSSSPGVEEKSFGKAANNDNDINNLCGSPGIASQDHVEGFSFNLEKLDSDSIINLGPSITELLQSDDANVVSSCFMRSSAMSKLLIWKGEISKKLEVTESEIDLLENELKSLKSETGVSGPCPAASSSLPVEDNAKSCKEQDVVTNLIPRPAPLQVVPSGNTVLEEMPMCNSQQEEIGPNAKDEDVDSPGTVTSKLVEPPCLVKAVSPSGMLNDGVGHSHSVQLTNSEVKFDIPDEGEQVVLPDHREGSLLTEGGKDSPVSSDLCSIGVDMVCEGILTCNRESSNRAFDELNKLLPRHQCKFEISGVGKSSNGQNDSLIKEKFAMRKRFLKFKERVITLKFKAFQHLWKEDMRLLSIRKCRAKSQKKFELSLRSMHGGYQKHRSSIRSRFSSPAGNLSLVPTTEILNFTSKLLLDSQVRRYRNTLKMPALILDKKEQVVSRFISSNGLVEDPCAVEKERAIINPWTPEEKEIFMDKLATFGKDFRKISSFLDHKTTADCVEFYYKNHKSDCFEKTRKKLDISKQGKSISSYTYLVPSGKKWNREMNAASLDILGAASVMAAHADGSVRNRQAYSGRLFLGGYTESKTAWGDNGTVERPCSFDVVGNERETVAADVLAGICGSLSSENMSSCITSSADPAEGYREWKCQRVESVTGRPLTSDVTQIVDEETCSDESCGEMDPSDWTDEEKSIFIRAVSTYGKDFAMISQCVGTKSRNQCKVFFSKARKCLGLDLIHSGPGNDRTSMGNDANGGGSGYEGACILETGSGICGDKLGSKMDEDLAVSVIKRNNDECDPAETLNMQTALRPEENNRREQVDRKDDGAQEMTLSDVCHTEDRPKLVSDSDSNTLNGVDRQSEPLSVQRSEIMFVNRDNISEKAMSVAESVSISEGNEPEILNPEPVGIKSVDEVSSDRFGNNLEGLEDKSNANIDGQCALQFISSDSNSSGNASHLAADRSSSSGLSLNYDYQQHVSVELNSMEKSCVVSMPQEASLAAAKCVSVDSAVTQAEKPHNVNRFSSKLDFQEDRDMQCNVPLSRDESYEHLRGLPSSTNVESSQVLRGYPLQMPTKKGLNGDISCRNLSEVQKTSTSDRNSKSHLMMQECYLQKCNSSKAQRSFADFPLMSQKKEQAIDHSKTHTHSLSDSEKPSRNGDFKLFGKILSNPSSLQKANSSMHENVEKGTHQHKSSNKSSNLRFTSHHNSDGNSGVLKFDHNNFLGLENVPMRSYGFWDGNRIQTAYPSMPESAILLAKYPAAFSNFPTSSSKVEQQPLQTVVKSNERNVNGVSVFPTRDISSSNGVVDYQVYRSRDGTKAQPFTVDVKQRPDIFSEMQIRNGFDAISSLQQQGRGMVGMNVVGRGGILVGGPCTGVSDPVAAIKMHYAKSDQYVGQASSIIREDESWRGKGDIGR, from the exons GAACTGGCGGCCGTCTATTTCACGTGGGGAAGGAAAGTATGGTAGAAACAATAGGGAAAACAGAGGCTCTTATAACCAGAGAGATTGGAAAGGCCATTTGTGGGAAACAGCCAATGGGTCTCCAAACACACCTGGAAGGGTTCACGATGTGAACAATGAACTGAGGACTCGGGATGACTTGGCTACTTATTCATCTCATTCAACCTCGGACTTTGGGAACACATGGGATCAGTTTCCATTGAAAGATCAGCAAGATAAGATTGGTGGTTCTGATGGGCTGGGTACAGGCCAGAAAAGTGAGAGAGATAACTCTTTGGGTTTAAATGATTGGAAGCCTCTTAAATGGACTCGTTCTGGAAGTTTGTCCTCACGGGGTTCAGGTTTCAGCCACTCAAGTAGCTCGAAGAGTATTGGGGCTGTAGATTCAAATGAAGCGAAGGTAGAGTTGCAGACAAAAAATGCAACTCCAGTCCAGTCTCCATCGGGAGATGCTACTGCCTGTGTGACATCTGCTGCACCATCTGAGGAGACAACTTCTAGGAAGAAGCCACGACTTGGATGGGGTGAGGGATTGGCAAAatatgagaaaaagaaagttgagGGTCCTGATGTTAGTTTGAATAAACAAGGAGCTTCTTCTGCTGCTAACAGTATGGAACATGTTCATTCTCTTGGTCCAAACTTGGCCGATAAAAGCCCTAGAGTTATGGGTTTTTCAGATTGTGCATCTCCTGCAACACCATCATCTGTTGCTTGTAGTTCTTCACCAG GTGTTGAGGAGAAATCATTTGGCAAGGCAGCAAATAAcgataatgatattaataatttatgtgGTTCGCCTGGTATTGCATCTCAGGATCATGTAGAGGGATTCTCTTTTAATTTAGAGAAGTTGGATTCTgattcaataattaatttgggCCCATCAATAACTGAATTGCTACAATCTGACGATGCAAATGTGGTGAGCTCTTGTTTTATGAGGTCTAGTGCAATGAGTAAATTACTAATATGGAAGGGTGAAATCTCCAAGAAATTGGAGGTGACTGAATCTGAAATTGATTTACTTGAAAATGAACTGAAGTCGTTGAAATCGGAAACTGGAGTTAGCGGTCCGTGTCCAGCAGCTTCCAGTTCTTTGCCTGTGGAGGATAATGCAAAATCTTGTAAGGAGCAGGATGTTGTTACCAATTTGATCCCTCGTCCTGCTCCACTACAAGTAGTTCCTTCTGGGAACACAGTTTTGGAGGAGATGCCTATGTGTAATAGTCAGCAGGAGGAAATTGGTCCGAATGCTAAAGATGAGGATGTTGATAGTCCTGGAACTGTGACATCAAAGTTAGTTGAGCCGCCATGTTTGGTGAAGGCAGTTTCTCCTTCTGGTATGCTGAATGATGGTGTAGGGCATTCACATTCAGTTCAGTTGACTAACAGTGAAGTAAAATTTGACATTCCTGATGAAGGGGAACAAGTGGTTCTACCTGATCATCGGGAGGGTAGTTTACTTACAGAGGGTGGAAAAGATTCACCTGTTTCCAGTGACTTGTGTTCTATTGGAGTAGATATGGTATGTGAAGGAATATTGACGTGTAATAGAGAATCATCTAACAGAGCATTTGATGAATTGAATAAGCTATTGCCGAGACATCAATGTAAGTTTGAGATTTCTGGAGTTGGCAAATCCTCAAATGGGCAAAATGATTCATTAATTAAAGAGAAATTTGCAATGAGGAAGAGGTTTTTAAAGTTCAAGGAGAGAGTGATTACCTTAAAGTTTAAAGCTTTTCAACACCTTTGGAAGGAGGATATGCGATTGCTATCTATAAGGAAATGCCGAGCAAAATCTCAGAAGAAGTTTGAGTTAAGCTTGCGGTCAATGCATGGTGGTTACCAAAAGCATCGTTCTTCTATTCGCTCCCGTTTTTCTTCACCTG CAGGAAATCTGAGTCTGGTCCCTACGACAGAAATTCTTAATTTTACAAGCAAGTTGCTGTTGGATTCTCAAGTCAGGCGTTACAGAAACACCTTAAAGATGCCGGCCCTAATTTTGGACAAGAAGGAACAGGTTGTGTCAAGATTTATATCTAGCAATGGATTAGTTGAAGATCCCTGTGCTGTTGAGAAGGAAAGGGCTATAATCAATCCCTGGACACcggaggaaaaagaaatttttatggATAAGCTAGCCACCTTTGGTAAGGATTTCAGAAAAATATCTTCTTTCCTTGACCATAAGACTACTGCTGACTGTGTTGAGTTCTACTACAAGAATCACAAATCTGATTGTTTTGAGAAAACTAGGAAGAAATTGGATATCAGTAAGCAAGGGAAGTCCATCTCTTCTTATACCTATTTAGTTCCATCAGGGAAGAAATGGAATCGTGAGATGAATGCAGCTTCCCTTGATATCCTTGGTGCTGCTTCCGTGATGGCAGCTCATGCTGATGGTAGTGTGAGAAATCGGCAGGCATATTCTGGAAGGTTGTTTCTGGGAGGGTACACTGAATCTAAAACCGCATGGGGTGATAATGGCACTGTTGAACGACCATGCAGTTTTGATGTTGTTGGGAATGAAAGAGAAACAGTTGCTGCTGATGTTTTGGCAGGTATATGTGGTTCCCTGTCATCTGAGAACATGAGTTCTTGTATCACCAGTTCCGCTGATCCTGCAGAGGGCTACAGGGAATGGAAGTGCCAGAGAGTTGAGTCTGTAACAGGACGGCCTTTAACATCCGATGTGACGCAGATTGTTGATGAAGAAACCTGTTCTGATGAGAGTTGTGGGGAGATGGATCCTAGCGATTGGACAGATGAGGAGAAGTCTATCTTCATACGGGCTGTATCCACCTATGGCAAGGATTTTGCAATGATTTCACAGTGTGTTGGAACAAAATCAAGGAATCAATGCAAGGTTTTCTTTAGTAAGGCTAGGAAGTGTCTTGGACTTGATTTGATACATTCTGGGCCTGGAAATGATAGAACATCCATGGGCAATGATGCCAATGGAGGTGGGAGTGGTTATGAAGGTGCCTGTATTTTGGAAACAGGGTCAGGTATTTGTGGTGATAAGTTAGGCTCTAAAATGGATGAAGACTTGGCAGTGTCTGTTATTAAGAGAAACAATGATGAATGTGATCCTGCGGAGACTCTGAACATGCAAACTGCTCTGAGGCCTGAGGAAAACAACAGGAGGGAACAAGTAGATCGTAAGGATGATGGTGCTCAGGAAATGACTCTGTCTGATGTATGTCATACAGAGGATAGGCCTAAGCTAGTTTCAGATAGTGACAGCAATACCTTGAATGGTGTTGATAGACAGTCTGAGCCACTTTCCGTGCAAAGAAgtgaaattatgtttgtaaATAGAGACAATATATCTGAAAAGGCAATGTCTGTCGCAGAATCTGTATCTATCTCTGAGGGGAATGAGCCTGAAATACTTAATCCTGAACCTGTTGGGATAAAATCTGTTGATGAGGTCTCTTCTGACAGATTTGGAAATAATTTGGAGGGACTAGAGGATAAAAGCAATGCAAATATAGATGGTCAATGTGCCTTGCAATTTATTTCAAGTGATTCAAATTCATCTGGGAATGCTTCACACTTGGCTGCTGATAGAAGTAGTTCTTCAGGTCTCAGTTTGAACTATGACTATCAGCAACACGTTTCTGTCGAGTTGAATTCCATGGAAAAGTCTTGTGTCGTCTCAATGCCGCAGGAAGCTTCTCTCGCTGCTGCAAAGTGTGTTTCGGTGGATTCTGCTGTCACTCAAGCTGAAAAACCCCATAATGTAAATAGATTTTCATCAAAACTGGATTTTCAGGAAGATAGGGATATGCAGTGTAATGTTCCTTTAAGTAGGGATGAGAGTTATGAGCACCTCAGAGGTCTTCCATCATCAACAAATGTTGAATCCTCTCAGGTCCTCAGGGGCTATCCCTTGCAAATGCCAACCAAGAAAGGGTTGAATGGTGATATCAGTTGTAGAAATCTGTCAGAAGTTCAGAAGACTTCAACGTCAGACAGGAATAGCAAAAGTCATCTTATGATGCAGGAATGCTATCTTCAGAAGTGTAACAGTTCAAAAGCTCAGCGTTCATTTGCTGATTTTCCTCTTATGTCTCAAAAGAAAGAGCAAGCAATTGATCATTCCAAGACTCACACACACAGTTTATCAGATTCAGAGAAACCAAGCAGGAATGGTGATTTTAAACTGTTTGGTAAGATACTTAGCAATCCATCATCTCTGCAGAAGGCAAATTCCAGTATGCATGAGAATGTTGAGAAAGGGACCCATCAGCATAAGTCATCTAACAAGTCATCTAACCTCAGATTCACTAGCCACCACAATTCAGATGGAAATTCTGGCGTCCTGAAGTTTGATCATAATAATTTTCTTGGCCTTGAGAATGTTCCAATGAGGAGTTATGGTTTTTGGGATGGAAACAGAATACAAACTGCATATCCCTCTATGCCCGAGTCTGCTATATTACTGGCCAAGTATCCTGCTGCTTTCAGCAATTTTCCAACATCCTCGTCCAAAGTGGAACAGCAGCCATTGCAGACAGTTGTGAAGAGTAATGAGCGGAATGTGAATGGTGTATCAGTTTTTCCAACTAGGGATATTAGTAGCAGTAATGGAGTGGTTGATTATCAGGTATATAGGAGCCGGGATGGTACTAAGGCACAGCCTTTTACAGTAGATGTGAAGCAGCGGCCAGACATATTTTCTGAGATGCAGATACGGAATGGTTTCGATGCAATTTCAAGTTTACAGCAGCAAGGAAGGGGGATGGTTGGAATGAATGTTGTAGGCAGGGGAGGTATTCTCGTTGGGGGACCATGCACAGGTGTTTCAGATCCTGTGGCAGCTATTAAAATGCACTATGCCAAAAGTGATCAGTATGTTGGGCAGGCTAGCAGCATCATCAGAGAGGATGAATCGTGGAGAGGTAAAGGGGACATAGGCAGGTAG